A genomic segment from Heptranchias perlo isolate sHepPer1 chromosome 18, sHepPer1.hap1, whole genome shotgun sequence encodes:
- the kera gene encoding keratocan: MKVMVQPALVALFLSSGIWCQNTPDYFQRLQYFYECPKECRCPPNYSNALYCDNLNLKEMPSVPSRVLYAYLQNNLIEALSEKSFKNETQLRWVNLNKNKITSSNIAKGLFQKMENLLYLYFEDNNLEEVPAPLPSSLVQLRLGRNKISSIPEGAFTNLGRLTMLDLQGNKLSDFVIPANTFQGLTALLQLNLAKNGLKEMPPQIPASTLQLFLDSNSIEAIPHNYFSSLPKLSFIRLNHNKISDTGIPETVFNVSSIIDLQLSHNHLTAVPPIHFSLEHLYLDHNQIKNINGAQICPIPISTIDQTPSTDRQPRLRYLRLDGNGIKPPIPVELMMCFRLLSGLVI; the protein is encoded by the exons ATGAAGGTTATGGTCCAGCCTGCTCTAGTTGCTTTATTCCTAAGCAGTGGCATTTGGTGTCAGAACACACCAGACTATTTCCAGCGCCTCCAATACTTTTATGAATGCCCTAAAGAGTGCCGATGTCCTCCTAACTATTCTAATGCCCTGTACTGTGACAACCTCAACCTCAAAGAGATGCCCTCGGTACCATCAAGGGTCTTGTACGCATATCTTCAGAACAATCTCATTGAAGCTCTCTCAGAGAAGTCCTTCAAAAACGAAACTCAACTGAGGTGGGTGAACTTAAATAAAAATAAGATCACAAGCAGCAACATTGCTAAAGGTCTTTTTCAGAAGATGGAAAATCTGCTCTACTTGTACTTTGAAGATAACAATCTTGAGGAAGTGCCCGCACCCTTGCCAAGCAGCCTAGTGCAGCTGCGTCTGGGTAGAAACAAGATCTCCAGCATACCCGAGGGTGCTTTCACAAACCTAGGGAGGCTGACTATGCTGGACCTGCAGGGGAACAAGCTGAGCGACTTTGTCATTCCGGCAAACACTTTTCAAGGGCTGACGGCTCTACTGCAGCTCAACTTGGCCAAAAATGGCCTCAAGGAAATGCCCCCGCAGATCCCCGCTTCAACTCTGCAACTCTTCTTGGACAGTAACTCCATTGAAGCGATACCACACAACTACTTCAGCAGCCTGCCCAAGCTGTCTTTCATCAGGCTAAATCATAATAAGATTTCAGATACTGGAATTCCTGAGACTGTATTTAATGTGTCGTCCATAATAGACTTGCAGTTGTCGCATAATCATCTTACTGCGGTTCCACCCATCCACTTCAGTCTTGAACATTTGTATCTTGACCACAACCAAATCAAAA ACATTAATGGAGCTCAAATCTGCCCCATACCAATCAGCACAATTGACCAGACGCCCTCAACGGATCGTCAGCCTCGTCTCCGTTATCTCCGCCTCGATGGCAATGGAATCAAACCGCCCATTCCAGTTGAGCTCATGATGTGTTTTAGGCTCCTTTCTGGACTTGTGATTTAA